The proteins below come from a single Nostoc sp. KVJ3 genomic window:
- a CDS encoding eIF2A-related protein yields the protein MVERHPQADIRAANERALRSLGRAITLSSGQFSLVLVCCNYRILQELMLQRLEELSSGVHQIQKVILPHNARSLYTSIHLQLVTEDNPPSALMILGLESVDGIDDLLRSINHIRDEFRKRHPFPMILWVNEEVLQKVARLAPDFASWAATPIRFEMTTQSLLQFLQQETNSLFATVLATDARQHQITQVIEHYSTVEQVWKHSYELHFAIKELHERGITLEPELYASLEFVFGLDNYISDRINTALRHFQQSFQVWQNLAKKENEGIEKYEEAFSSPSPPSPPSPLLLRQGILLFYTGLCYCRLAEQNQTESRRHWFTAKSYFQQCLNILQVAGRLDMVAGFIGQLAEILQYLQEWEELQTVAEKSLELHQTYGSQIQLACDYGFLAQVAVQQSRWVQASILAHVSLLKLAEAQKHNDPYNCLFPLLLGQVYYLVLAKAQRNLGELVIAQEYLEKAAKELPAALENSSHQYDAHRYIRLLRRLRSLYFEESRYLEAYYIRQKRRSVEQQYGFRAFIGAGRLQPQRQATNPALMAPSGSSSVALEIAASGRERDINNLIGRISRADQKLTVIHGQSGVGKSSTVTAGLVPALQNRAIGDQIAVPVVLQVYTDWARELGRSLSEAMSNDASLAIYADIKLETAEALPYSGTPISIMRILQQLKQNADNHLITVLIFDQFEEFFFGYSDRKQKQEFDKFISDCLNIPFVKVILSLREDYLHRLLDFKYLSALEAINNNILDKHIRYQLNNFSPEYAKAIIQKLTERSQFNLEPALIDALVEDLSTEFGEVRPIELQVVGSQIQDERITTLEEYQPYRPNKLIERYLKELIKDCGPENERAALLVLYLLTDESNNRPFKTRAELAVQLAELEDAGKLDLVLNILVSSGLVVLFPDVPERYQLIHDYLVDLIRYLQQQESSLQAQLNQLRYKVEQSKAEIERLKSELSQKKQRFKLADTHPQQGLDLFTELRELHKREKLSQLQIEQLRAELKEKELTTQLAESQKKQRLSETQLNRSLKIALTASVLAILGLSVSIVTAVDSEIKTLSASSEALFASQKGIDSLKEGLKAGKKLQQTLWVDSYTKQEVQTALYQAVSGLREYNRLEGHISGVNSAIFSPDRSLIASASADNTIKLWHPDGSLVKTLSGHEDVVNSVSFSPDGQTIASASQDKTVKLWSRDGQRLANLLGHQGVVNSVSFSPDGQIIASASTDKTVKLWSRDGKLLKTLQGHNGAVLSVAWSTDGQTIASGSADKTVKLWSRDGKLLKTLQGHDDAVKSVAWSPDGKTIASASLDQTIKLWNLEGKLLRTLSGHSAGVTSVSFSPNGNTIASASTDETIKLWSFEGVLLGTLKGHNNWVNSVSFSPDGHTLASASRDKTIKLWHWDDILLRKPKSDDDDWITSISFSPGDRTLAAASRDKTVKLFSRDGKLLRTFTGHQGQVWGVSFSPDGQVIASASKDKTVKLWSPDGKLLNTLQGHNNTVLSVAWSPNSQIIASASKDKTVKLWSRDGKLLNTLQGHQDAVNWVSFSPDGKLLASASDDKTVKIWTTDGKFLYNLTGHSRRVNGVAWSPDSQVIASVSIDSTVKLWSRDGDILNTLAGDGDSFISVNFSPDGKTLAASSDDKVRIWNREGTLLIALKGYEAELTSVSFSHDGKTLAAGSGNGTVIFQNLADIQLESLLAQGCHLLHDYLQTNQKVIKSDGSANARGDRSLCSGR from the coding sequence ATGGTTGAACGACACCCACAGGCAGATATAAGAGCAGCTAATGAGCGGGCTTTAAGAAGTTTGGGGAGAGCAATTACCCTTTCTAGCGGTCAATTCTCCCTGGTTTTGGTGTGCTGCAATTATCGAATTTTGCAAGAGCTTATGTTGCAACGACTCGAAGAACTCTCTTCAGGAGTACACCAAATTCAAAAGGTAATTCTGCCCCATAATGCTAGAAGCCTTTACACAAGTATTCATTTACAACTGGTAACTGAGGATAATCCGCCATCGGCGTTGATGATTTTGGGTTTAGAGTCAGTAGATGGAATCGATGATTTACTGAGGTCTATCAATCATATTCGCGATGAATTTCGCAAACGCCACCCATTTCCGATGATTTTGTGGGTAAATGAGGAAGTCTTGCAAAAGGTAGCGCGTTTAGCACCAGATTTTGCTAGTTGGGCAGCTACACCGATTCGGTTTGAGATGACAACTCAATCACTGCTGCAATTTTTGCAACAGGAAACTAATTCTTTATTTGCTACGGTGTTAGCAACTGATGCAAGACAACACCAAATTACTCAAGTTATAGAGCATTATTCCACTGTCGAGCAAGTCTGGAAACATAGCTATGAACTCCACTTTGCCATCAAAGAGTTGCACGAGCGTGGTATTACTTTAGAGCCAGAATTATACGCTAGTTTAGAATTTGTTTTTGGACTAGATAATTATATTAGCGATCGCATTAATACAGCTTTAAGGCATTTTCAGCAAAGCTTTCAAGTTTGGCAAAATTTGGCCAAAAAAGAGAATGAGGGAATAGAGAAATATGAAGAAGCATTTTCTTCCCCATCTCCTCCATCTCCCCCATCGCCACTACTTCTGCGACAGGGAATTTTGCTGTTTTATACTGGGCTGTGTTATTGCCGTTTAGCAGAGCAAAATCAAACAGAAAGCCGTCGTCATTGGTTCACAGCGAAATCTTATTTTCAGCAATGCTTGAATATCTTGCAGGTGGCTGGGCGTTTAGATATGGTTGCGGGATTTATTGGTCAACTTGCTGAGATTTTGCAATATCTGCAAGAGTGGGAAGAGTTGCAGACAGTTGCCGAAAAGTCTCTAGAGTTGCATCAAACTTATGGTAGTCAAATTCAATTAGCTTGTGACTACGGTTTTCTGGCACAAGTGGCTGTGCAGCAGTCAAGGTGGGTACAGGCGAGTATTTTAGCACACGTATCACTGCTAAAATTAGCTGAAGCTCAAAAGCACAATGACCCTTATAACTGCTTATTTCCATTACTGCTGGGGCAAGTTTACTATTTAGTGCTGGCAAAAGCACAGCGAAACTTAGGTGAGCTAGTCATCGCTCAGGAATACTTAGAAAAGGCCGCAAAAGAACTGCCGGCAGCCTTAGAAAACAGTTCCCATCAATATGATGCCCATCGTTATATTCGCTTATTGCGGAGACTGCGATCGCTATACTTTGAAGAAAGTCGCTATTTAGAAGCCTATTACATTCGCCAAAAACGGCGTTCTGTTGAGCAACAGTACGGTTTTCGCGCTTTTATTGGTGCAGGACGTTTGCAACCCCAAAGACAAGCCACAAACCCGGCATTGATGGCACCTTCTGGGAGTAGTAGCGTTGCTTTAGAAATTGCGGCTTCTGGTCGAGAGCGTGATATTAATAACTTAATTGGCAGAATTAGCCGCGCCGATCAAAAGCTGACAGTGATTCATGGTCAATCAGGGGTGGGTAAGAGTTCTACCGTCACGGCGGGTTTAGTTCCCGCCCTGCAAAATCGAGCTATTGGCGATCAAATAGCCGTACCTGTGGTACTGCAAGTTTATACCGACTGGGCGCGAGAATTAGGAAGATCTTTAAGTGAGGCGATGTCTAATGATGCATCCCTGGCCATCTACGCTGATATTAAACTAGAAACGGCGGAGGCTTTGCCCTACTCTGGCACACCTATCAGCATCATGAGGATTTTACAACAACTCAAACAAAATGCTGATAACCATTTGATCACAGTTTTAATTTTTGACCAGTTTGAAGAATTTTTCTTTGGTTATAGCGATCGCAAGCAAAAGCAAGAATTTGATAAATTTATTAGTGATTGTCTGAACATACCCTTTGTCAAGGTTATCCTTTCGTTGCGAGAAGATTATTTACATCGGTTATTAGACTTTAAATATCTTTCGGCACTGGAAGCGATTAATAATAATATTCTCGATAAGCATATTCGCTACCAGTTGAATAACTTTTCGCCAGAATATGCTAAAGCAATTATCCAAAAATTGACCGAGAGATCGCAGTTTAATTTAGAACCTGCTTTAATTGATGCCTTAGTCGAAGATTTATCCACAGAATTTGGAGAAGTCCGCCCCATTGAATTGCAAGTTGTCGGCTCACAAATCCAAGATGAACGCATTACTACACTAGAAGAATATCAGCCATATAGACCCAACAAACTGATTGAGCGATACCTGAAGGAACTAATTAAAGACTGTGGCCCAGAAAATGAACGAGCCGCCTTACTCGTCTTATACTTATTAACAGATGAAAGTAACAACCGACCCTTTAAAACTCGTGCTGAGTTAGCAGTACAGCTAGCAGAGTTAGAAGATGCTGGCAAATTAGACTTAGTATTAAACATTTTAGTTAGCTCCGGTTTAGTCGTACTATTTCCTGATGTCCCAGAACGCTATCAACTGATTCACGATTATTTAGTAGACTTAATTCGCTACCTACAACAACAAGAATCGAGTTTACAGGCACAACTAAATCAGTTGCGCTACAAAGTAGAACAAAGTAAAGCTGAGATTGAGCGACTTAAAAGCGAACTTAGTCAAAAAAAGCAGCGCTTCAAATTGGCAGATACTCATCCCCAACAGGGATTAGACTTATTTACAGAATTGCGAGAACTACACAAACGGGAAAAATTGAGTCAGTTACAAATTGAGCAATTGCGAGCTGAATTAAAGGAAAAAGAGCTAACAACTCAACTTGCAGAAAGTCAAAAGAAACAGAGACTCAGTGAAACTCAATTAAATCGTTCATTGAAAATTGCCCTAACTGCTTCCGTTCTCGCCATATTAGGATTAAGTGTTTCCATCGTCACAGCAGTAGATAGCGAAATTAAAACTCTCAGTGCATCCAGTGAAGCCTTATTTGCCTCCCAAAAAGGTATTGATTCTTTAAAAGAAGGTTTAAAGGCGGGGAAAAAATTACAACAAACACTCTGGGTAGATTCCTATACAAAACAAGAAGTACAAACGGCACTTTATCAAGCAGTTTCCGGGTTAAGAGAATATAACCGCTTAGAGGGGCATATATCGGGAGTAAATAGTGCTATATTCAGTCCCGATCGCTCTTTAATTGCCTCAGCCAGCGCCGACAATACAATTAAACTTTGGCATCCTGATGGTAGCTTGGTTAAAACCTTATCGGGACATGAAGATGTCGTTAATAGCGTCAGTTTCAGCCCAGATGGTCAAACGATTGCTTCCGCGAGTCAAGATAAGACGGTGAAACTTTGGAGTCGAGACGGTCAACGGCTTGCTAATCTATTAGGTCATCAGGGTGTAGTGAATAGTGTTAGTTTCAGCCCAGATGGTCAAATTATCGCTTCAGCAAGTACAGACAAGACAGTAAAACTGTGGAGTCGAGACGGTAAACTGCTCAAAACCTTACAAGGACATAATGGTGCAGTTTTGAGTGTTGCTTGGTCAACCGATGGACAAACCATTGCTTCCGGGAGTGCTGACAAGACAGTAAAATTGTGGAGTCGGGATGGTAAACTGCTCAAAACCTTACAGGGGCATGATGATGCAGTTAAAAGTGTAGCTTGGTCGCCCGATGGGAAAACTATTGCTTCTGCTAGTTTAGACCAGACAATCAAACTGTGGAATCTGGAGGGTAAATTACTGCGAACCTTATCAGGTCATAGTGCTGGAGTTACCAGCGTCAGTTTTAGCCCCAATGGTAACACGATTGCTTCCGCAAGTACCGACGAAACAATCAAACTTTGGAGTTTTGAAGGTGTGTTGCTAGGAACCCTGAAGGGACATAATAATTGGGTTAACAGCGTCAGTTTCAGCCCAGACGGTCATACCTTAGCTTCTGCAAGTCGAGACAAAACTATTAAACTCTGGCATTGGGATGATATATTATTACGAAAGCCTAAAAGTGATGACGATGACTGGATAACTAGCATCAGTTTTAGTCCAGGCGATCGCACCTTAGCAGCAGCAAGTCGAGACAAAACTGTAAAACTCTTCAGTCGAGACGGTAAACTACTCCGTACTTTCACTGGGCATCAAGGCCAAGTTTGGGGAGTTAGCTTTAGCCCCGATGGTCAAGTAATAGCGTCAGCTAGTAAAGATAAAACTGTAAAGCTTTGGAGTCCTGACGGTAAACTGCTCAATACTTTACAGGGTCATAATAATACCGTTTTAAGTGTTGCTTGGTCGCCAAATAGTCAAATAATCGCCTCAGCTAGTAAAGATAAAACAGTAAAACTTTGGAGTCGAGACGGTAAACTACTCAACACCTTGCAAGGACATCAAGATGCAGTGAATTGGGTAAGTTTTAGCCCCGATGGTAAATTGCTAGCCTCAGCCAGTGATGATAAAACCGTGAAAATCTGGACTACTGATGGTAAATTCCTATACAACTTAACTGGTCATAGCCGCCGAGTAAATGGAGTTGCTTGGTCGCCAGATAGTCAGGTAATTGCTTCAGTTAGTATTGATAGCACCGTCAAACTTTGGAGTCGGGACGGTGATATCCTAAATACTCTTGCGGGGGATGGCGACAGCTTCATCAGTGTGAATTTTAGCCCCGATGGTAAGACTTTAGCCGCTAGCAGTGATGACAAAGTGAGGATTTGGAACCGAGAAGGGACATTGCTGATTGCTTTGAAAGGCTATGAAGCTGAGTTAACCAGCGTCAGTTTCAGTCATGATGGTAAGACTCTGGCTGCGGGTAGTGGTAACGGCACAGTAATCTTCCAAAATTTGGCAGATATCCAACTCGAAAGCTTACTGGCGCAGGGTTGCCATTTGTTACATGATTATTTGCAGACTAATCAGAAAGTAATAAAGAGCGATGGCTCCGCCAACGCCAGGGGCGATCGCTCCTTGTGTTCTGGTAGGTGA
- a CDS encoding Uma2 family endonuclease: MTIAKLSELGITHLPDHTELPESDGTFVKNFQEHPQSILLTDSLQGVLQQIHPDKQYCIGQDCGIYWRLTEPPERGAEAPDWFYVPNVAPMLNSQFRRSYVLWQEYVAPLIVLEFASGNGSEERDNTPITGKFWVYEQAIRVPFYGIYEFSKAAIQVYHLVDGRYQQLTANERGHYEISLMGVELGIWQGQYGNTTAPWLRWWDAQGNLLLTGEEKSQLLTSQLEQEQQKNQRLEERLRQLGINLDEV; the protein is encoded by the coding sequence ATGACTATTGCCAAACTCTCCGAACTAGGCATTACTCACCTTCCCGATCATACTGAGTTACCAGAGTCAGATGGAACCTTTGTGAAAAATTTTCAAGAACACCCACAAAGCATACTTTTAACCGACTCCCTTCAAGGTGTATTACAACAAATTCACCCAGATAAACAGTATTGTATTGGTCAAGATTGTGGCATTTACTGGCGTTTGACCGAACCACCTGAACGCGGTGCAGAAGCACCCGATTGGTTTTACGTCCCCAATGTTGCACCTATGTTAAATAGTCAGTTTCGGCGTTCCTATGTGTTGTGGCAAGAATATGTCGCTCCCCTAATTGTACTGGAATTCGCTTCTGGGAATGGTTCAGAAGAAAGAGATAATACTCCCATTACTGGTAAATTCTGGGTATACGAGCAAGCAATCCGCGTACCTTTTTACGGCATTTACGAATTTAGCAAAGCTGCGATTCAGGTTTATCACTTAGTTGATGGTAGATATCAGCAACTCACAGCTAACGAACGTGGACACTATGAAATTTCCTTGATGGGTGTAGAATTGGGTATTTGGCAGGGACAGTATGGAAATACTACAGCACCTTGGTTGCGTTGGTGGGATGCACAGGGAAATTTATTACTAACTGGTGAGGAGAAATCGCAGTTATTAACATCTCAATTAGAACAAGAACAACAAAAAAACCAGCGTTTAGAAGAACGCTTGAGACAGCTTGGAATAAATCTTGACGAAGTTTAA
- a CDS encoding dynamin family protein encodes MDWKTASSYYEARLSEALNVQRYAVNLANLPHAEVPSQLKSILLQEAEPARRQLERLKKREFRIAVVGLEKAGKSTFINAWLECDLLPAKGGRCTFTTTQIYSVENDTEQKLEVQAKTEEQFINLLNELETAKAQEDIKTIRENEITLQQVRREGNRTFPFTRLDDIRESLKKYVADEKYAHAVLEARLYTNKLAQAEGIVFYDVPGLDSGLAKHVDEAKEMLSDCDAVILVQRFTSLREKELEIIKFTELGDKNITVADKLFVFLSRIDSLATPEALKTHIEEASQDWFKRAKLPQERIIYGSAGAYLILNGLAGEQTRLEIGDTSNIQAQLKRLTGIIDDETLNKKGTGIPEIKEKIFNYINTERVFILKKRCEASINTILTTSEEIYNLVSKRYPENPEEAKRFEEDRRRVLFSEWWNHRWEEKKADLQKFYDSSVANSSLDNLTANSATSLAKFKERYLQIVASEIQKLKAEVFIKKDIIFAANSFPQFDRMKANFAWREDLYGDISKLLSSIARQLALELKDEALKLVEYMTSLLWSSKQVKERLIDKSEEYFLSKLENSLSVLFLRFARPVAEVLIRAPLNSDARDKIAKSLGVDIEIVDNYYTGEEVAFQVLKRYAKYGYKLLYNPETRQQILGLTGVAAPIINVFTQTTIDIFSEFKSPQDDVIFEVENDINAFEEYLRAAIFEAAGFESYCIQELKGLIDSFREKQGTWMGVALNEWLQENPLLLAEIPPELRSQESNLEVSDRLRQLSTALKK; translated from the coding sequence ATGGATTGGAAAACAGCATCTTCTTATTATGAGGCTCGTTTAAGTGAAGCCCTAAACGTACAGCGATACGCGGTTAATTTAGCTAATTTACCTCATGCTGAAGTTCCATCTCAATTAAAATCAATACTCTTACAAGAAGCAGAACCAGCCCGTCGTCAACTTGAAAGGCTGAAAAAGCGAGAGTTTCGCATTGCAGTTGTCGGTTTAGAAAAAGCGGGAAAAAGTACTTTTATTAATGCCTGGTTAGAATGCGATTTACTTCCAGCCAAAGGAGGAAGGTGTACATTTACAACAACGCAAATTTATTCGGTTGAAAATGACACCGAGCAAAAACTTGAAGTACAAGCGAAAACAGAAGAACAATTTATCAATTTATTAAACGAGCTTGAAACAGCAAAAGCCCAAGAAGATATCAAAACTATCCGAGAAAATGAAATTACTTTGCAGCAAGTAAGAAGAGAAGGTAATCGGACTTTTCCATTTACTCGTTTAGACGATATTAGGGAATCACTCAAGAAGTATGTAGCAGACGAAAAGTATGCTCATGCTGTTTTAGAAGCGAGACTTTATACTAACAAACTTGCCCAAGCTGAAGGTATTGTATTTTATGATGTTCCTGGTTTAGATTCAGGTTTAGCAAAGCACGTTGACGAAGCCAAGGAAATGCTGTCAGATTGCGATGCGGTAATATTAGTACAGCGTTTTACTAGCCTGAGAGAGAAAGAACTAGAAATCATCAAATTCACAGAACTTGGTGACAAAAACATTACCGTTGCTGATAAACTCTTTGTATTTTTAAGTCGTATTGACTCGTTAGCTACTCCAGAAGCACTTAAAACTCATATTGAAGAAGCATCTCAAGATTGGTTTAAACGTGCCAAACTTCCACAGGAACGTATTATATATGGTTCGGCGGGAGCATATCTAATTTTGAATGGATTAGCTGGAGAACAGACAAGGTTAGAGATTGGTGATACAAGTAATATCCAAGCCCAGTTAAAAAGATTAACTGGAATTATTGATGATGAAACTTTAAATAAGAAAGGTACTGGAATTCCAGAAATAAAAGAAAAAATATTTAATTATATTAATACTGAACGTGTATTTATATTGAAAAAGAGATGCGAGGCTTCTATAAATACAATCTTAACTACCTCGGAAGAAATTTATAATTTAGTTAGCAAACGTTATCCTGAAAACCCTGAAGAAGCAAAACGATTTGAAGAAGACCGTAGACGAGTTTTGTTTAGCGAATGGTGGAATCATAGATGGGAAGAGAAGAAAGCTGATCTCCAAAAATTTTATGATTCTTCTGTTGCCAATAGCTCTCTCGATAATTTAACCGCGAATTCTGCAACCAGCCTCGCAAAATTTAAAGAGAGATATCTACAAATTGTCGCTAGTGAAATTCAAAAACTGAAAGCAGAAGTATTTATAAAAAAAGATATTATCTTTGCTGCTAACTCATTCCCACAGTTTGACCGCATGAAAGCTAATTTTGCTTGGCGTGAAGATTTATATGGCGACATTAGCAAGCTTTTATCTTCTATAGCCCGACAACTCGCTCTGGAATTGAAAGATGAGGCATTAAAATTAGTCGAATATATGACAAGCTTATTATGGAGCAGTAAGCAAGTAAAAGAAAGATTAATTGATAAATCGGAAGAATACTTTTTATCTAAACTAGAAAATAGCTTAAGTGTTCTATTTTTACGTTTTGCCCGTCCGGTTGCAGAAGTATTAATTCGCGCTCCACTTAATAGCGATGCCCGCGATAAAATTGCTAAGAGTCTTGGTGTAGACATTGAAATAGTTGATAACTATTACACGGGTGAAGAAGTCGCTTTTCAAGTTCTCAAAAGATATGCAAAATATGGTTATAAATTACTCTATAATCCTGAAACGAGGCAACAAATTTTAGGGTTAACAGGAGTTGCAGCACCTATTATTAATGTTTTTACACAAACGACTATAGATATTTTCAGCGAATTTAAATCTCCCCAAGACGATGTAATATTTGAAGTTGAAAATGATATTAATGCTTTTGAAGAGTACTTGCGTGCTGCAATTTTTGAAGCCGCAGGTTTTGAATCGTACTGCATTCAAGAACTCAAGGGCTTGATTGATAGTTTTAGAGAAAAGCAAGGCACATGGATGGGGGTAGCACTTAACGAATGGTTGCAAGAAAACCCACTTTTGTTGGCAGAGATACCACCAGAATTGCGATCGCAGGAGTCTAACTTAGAAGTTAGCGATCGCTTGCGCCAATTATCTACTGCATTAAAGAAGTAG
- a CDS encoding dynamin family protein: MSNKLYKVFEDVEQNAQLLSKYWHNFSTEISEHLPDTYHAELEELSDKLEIAIDNLVDELRNPTLTLATTGTTSSGKSTLVNLLCGAEIVPVAVSEMSAGAVTIEYSEIKSLIIHETPGALWECGEWAGISDERIYQRLYDVMISYIDNREKQANLACPQSTISYPFRLIKESKLELPRGVKVRIMDLPGLAYVGDEGNANVIKQCREALCLVTYNSAETDKEKVRSLLQEVVEQVKDLGGSPARMLFILNRIDVFRADRNWPETENRFVESAIRSIKNELSDQLKEYTEDIEKLQVIKLSTWAALLALQIKQHDEIYSAEASKKARNHFLGLIDENILEDLPFKTERWSRYDRNRVADALWQKSYAEEFQQSLKEHISQHFPRLVIPQAIERFNVAAGNAITEWAIQTTTAILNSSEERYQEECEKIAWIKSTLEQFLQISDKNLREPFEKIQQIIANKLEDDNEVFSYLKKTILDFTRDENKPYKELGDKLYPLYGWKTELGQGINKVLESVAKSLENGTVLLDAPNLKKANVKHVNLLGSCLRRLISLGYTTSVAKSGKTIEARTETEK, from the coding sequence ATGAGCAATAAATTATATAAAGTATTTGAAGATGTAGAACAAAATGCCCAACTTCTGTCTAAATATTGGCATAATTTTTCTACCGAAATATCTGAGCATTTGCCAGATACATATCACGCCGAACTAGAAGAACTTTCTGATAAGTTAGAGATAGCTATTGATAATTTAGTAGATGAGCTTCGCAATCCTACTCTTACCCTTGCGACAACAGGAACTACCAGTAGTGGTAAAAGCACTTTAGTAAATCTATTATGTGGAGCCGAAATTGTTCCTGTCGCTGTTAGCGAAATGAGCGCTGGAGCAGTAACCATAGAATACAGCGAAATAAAATCTTTAATAATCCATGAAACTCCAGGAGCATTATGGGAGTGTGGAGAATGGGCAGGTATTAGTGATGAGCGAATTTATCAACGCTTGTACGATGTGATGATAAGTTACATCGATAACAGAGAGAAACAAGCTAATTTAGCTTGTCCCCAATCGACCATATCTTACCCTTTCAGACTCATCAAAGAATCGAAACTGGAATTACCCAGAGGCGTAAAGGTAAGAATTATGGATTTGCCTGGTTTAGCGTATGTGGGCGATGAAGGTAACGCAAATGTGATTAAACAGTGTCGTGAGGCATTGTGCTTGGTAACATATAACAGTGCAGAAACTGACAAAGAAAAAGTTAGAAGCTTGCTGCAAGAAGTAGTTGAGCAGGTAAAAGATTTAGGTGGTTCTCCTGCACGTATGCTGTTTATTCTCAATCGGATTGACGTTTTTCGAGCAGATAGAAACTGGCCAGAAACAGAGAATCGTTTTGTTGAGAGTGCGATACGTAGTATCAAGAACGAACTCTCCGATCAGTTAAAAGAATATACAGAAGACATTGAGAAATTACAGGTTATAAAATTGAGTACATGGGCTGCTTTATTAGCACTTCAAATAAAACAACATGATGAAATATATAGTGCAGAAGCATCTAAAAAAGCACGAAACCATTTTTTAGGATTAATTGATGAAAATATATTAGAAGACCTTCCATTTAAAACAGAAAGATGGTCTAGATATGACCGAAATAGGGTTGCTGATGCGTTATGGCAAAAGTCTTATGCAGAAGAATTTCAGCAATCCTTAAAAGAGCATATTAGTCAACATTTTCCCCGGTTAGTCATTCCTCAAGCAATAGAACGTTTTAATGTTGCTGCTGGAAATGCTATTACAGAGTGGGCTATTCAAACAACAACAGCCATTCTTAATAGCTCAGAAGAACGCTATCAAGAAGAATGTGAAAAAATAGCTTGGATTAAGTCAACTCTTGAACAATTTCTACAAATTAGCGACAAAAACTTAAGAGAACCTTTTGAAAAAATTCAGCAAATTATAGCAAATAAATTAGAAGATGATAATGAAGTATTTAGTTATCTAAAAAAAACAATTTTAGACTTTACAAGAGATGAGAATAAACCATATAAAGAATTGGGAGATAAATTGTACCCACTTTATGGATGGAAAACTGAGCTAGGACAAGGAATAAACAAAGTTCTGGAATCGGTAGCAAAGTCTCTAGAAAATGGAACGGTTCTTCTAGATGCACCTAATTTAAAAAAAGCAAATGTTAAACATGTCAATTTATTAGGTAGCTGCCTCAGAAGATTAATAAGTTTGGGCTATACAACTTCTGTTGCTAAATCTGGTAAAACAATCGAAGCAAGAACAGAAACAGAAAAATAA
- a CDS encoding Uma2 family endonuclease, which produces MYVTVTQPLTFEEFLAWDDGSGREFELLDGVLVPLSEPNANHEDLIQRLCAYLENHCQENDLPYISRQSKQVRLKTAPGEKEKSRKADIVIFARVEWQRMKTSSSSAAAYIPPPGIIEVVSNNWKDDYLTKLAEYEDLGVLEYIIVDYAAFGGIRFIGSPKQPTITIYQLEDEEYLPPKVFRGQDRIDCRLFPNISLTAEQIFAMSR; this is translated from the coding sequence ATGTACGTAACCGTCACACAACCACTGACTTTTGAAGAGTTTCTTGCCTGGGACGATGGTTCAGGCAGAGAGTTTGAGCTATTGGATGGGGTTCTGGTGCCATTATCAGAACCAAATGCAAATCATGAGGATTTGATCCAGCGACTGTGTGCCTACTTAGAAAATCACTGTCAAGAAAATGACCTGCCTTACATCTCTCGCCAGTCTAAGCAGGTTCGGCTCAAAACAGCACCAGGAGAAAAAGAAAAAAGCCGGAAAGCAGATATTGTCATATTTGCAAGAGTTGAATGGCAGAGGATGAAAACTAGCTCTAGTTCTGCTGCTGCATATATTCCACCACCCGGAATCATTGAGGTCGTTAGCAACAACTGGAAGGATGACTATCTGACAAAACTTGCTGAATATGAAGACTTGGGCGTTTTGGAGTACATCATTGTAGACTATGCTGCTTTTGGTGGCATTCGGTTCATTGGTTCTCCCAAGCAGCCAACCATTACAATTTACCAGCTTGAAGATGAAGAGTATCTACCCCCAAAGGTGTTTCGAGGGCAGGATCGAATTGATTGTAGATTGTTTCCGAACATTTCCTTAACGGCTGAACAGATTTTTGCAATGAGTCGTTGA